In a single window of the Nicotiana tomentosiformis chromosome 10, ASM39032v3, whole genome shotgun sequence genome:
- the LOC138900328 gene encoding uncharacterized protein produces MTSAPVTSQLAQPARGGALAARGCPRGGGRSGEGHVRFYAIPSRPETVASDVVVTSNVSVCHRDAFTLFEPGSTYSYVSSYFARYLDMPREPLVLPVHVPTPVGDTIIVDHVYRLCVVTIGGLETRVDVLLLSMVDLDVILGMDWLSCHAILDCHAKTMTLTMPELPRIEWRGSPYYVPSGVISYLKA; encoded by the coding sequence atgacctccgcaccagttacttcacaactcgctcagccagctcggggaggggctctggcagctagagggtgccctagagggggaggccgatcaggtgaaGGACATgttcgattctatgctattccttccAGGCCAGAGACcgttgcttcagatgtagtgGTTACAAGTaatgtttcagtgtgccacagagaTGCTTTCACATTGTTTGAACCTGGTTCTACTTactcgtatgtatcatcatattttgctcgttatttagatatgccccgtgagcccttagttttacctgttcaTGTACCTAcgcctgtgggtgatactattattgtggaccatgtatatcggttgtgtgtagtgactattgggggattggagactagagttgatgtcttattacttagtatggttgatttggACGTGAttttgggaatggattggttgtcatgtcatgctattctggattgtcatgctaagacaatgacgttgacgatgccggagttgccaaggatcgagtggagaggttctccatATTATGTTCCCAGCggggtaatttcatatttgaaggcctaa
- the LOC138900327 gene encoding uncharacterized protein translates to MGPVMSDEEQKRLERIGRLQPPSFSGDESKNAQDFLDRYQRIIRTAGILETSGVSFTTFQLMGAAFKWWETYERSKQISDAPLLWHEFSVLFLETFVPQTRREELHRQFELLCQKGICVTQYEMRFSELAFHVGWLVPTDRENIRKFIDGLNYQLCFVMTLKNVAGANFDKVANIARWLELVCSQEHEEREVKRPHVLGGSNGVPSGEQPYHSRGCHFTPSQMAHPVHHGTLSRHGSYSARLVLRA, encoded by the coding sequence ATGGGTCccgttatgagtgatgaggagcagaagagactagagagaattgggaggctccagcctccatcattcagtggggatGAGTCAAAGAATGCTCAAGATTTCTTGGATAGATACCAGCGGATTATTCGAAcggcgggtattctagagactagtggggtttcatttactacttttcagctgatggGGGCAGCCTTCAAATGGTGGGAGACCTATGAGAGAAGCAAGCAAATTAGTGATGCACCACTTTTATGGCATGAATTCTCCGTTCTATTCTTGGAAACGTTTGTGCCACAAACCCGCAGGGAGGAGCTACACAGACAGTTCGAGTTGCTATGTCAGAAAGGCATATGTGTTACCcaatatgagatgaggttttcagagttggcttTCCACGTAggttggttggttcccacagacagggagaatATTAGgaagttcattgatggcctcaactatcagttgtgttttgttatgactctgAAGAACGTAGCAGGTGCTAATTTTGACAAGGTGGCTAATATTGCTCGGTGGCTTGAGTTGGTCTGTagtcaggagcatgaggagagggaggtCAAGAGGCCTCATGTTTTAGGCGGTTCcaacggtgttccttctggggaaCAACCCTACCACAGCAGGGGTTGTCACTTTACGCCCTCTCAGATGGCTCATCCAGTTCATCATGGCACATTATCTAggcatggttcatacagtgctcgactGGTTCTCAGGGCTTGA